A window of the Hydrogenobacter hydrogenophilus genome harbors these coding sequences:
- a CDS encoding CDP-alcohol phosphatidyltransferase family protein, producing MSYLVREIKPHFERSIQPVLTVLTRAHINPNTITLLGLVLVIVGSVLLYRHMYFWSFAFLALGGLADAIDGSLARKNGTKSDFGAFLDSLVDRFSDASPFIAISLSAEEDYLSFLSLLALVFSFGVSYAKARAEGLGYTLNVGTFERTERWLTLLVGIALNMIEISILVILFGSLITVLQRVFAFKRQLK from the coding sequence TGAAAGAAGCATACAGCCAGTATTGACTGTGCTTACAAGAGCGCATATAAATCCCAACACAATAACTCTTCTGGGTTTAGTCCTTGTCATAGTAGGCTCTGTCCTTCTTTACAGGCACATGTACTTTTGGAGTTTTGCATTCCTCGCTTTAGGTGGCCTTGCAGATGCCATAGATGGCTCCCTTGCGCGAAAAAACGGAACTAAAAGCGATTTTGGTGCCTTTTTAGACTCCCTTGTAGACCGATTTTCTGACGCTTCACCTTTCATAGCCATTAGCCTCTCAGCAGAGGAAGATTACTTATCTTTCTTGTCCCTACTTGCTTTGGTATTCTCTTTTGGGGTAAGTTACGCAAAAGCAAGAGCTGAAGGTCTTGGATATACTCTAAATGTGGGAACTTTTGAAAGAACAGAAAGATGGCTAACATTACTTGTAGGGATAGCTCTTAACATGATAGAAATATCTATCCTTGTTATACTTTTTGGTTCTCTTATAACGGTACTTCAGAGAGTTTTTGCCTTCAAAAGACAGTTAAAATAG
- the rpe gene encoding ribulose-phosphate 3-epimerase — MKLLAPSVLSADFWKLGEQIEAVVRGGADLIHLDVMDGHFVPNITFGPVLVESIRRHCKLPLDVHLMIENADRYIPEFVRAGANWVSVHIENNPHIHRTLQLIKDLGAKAGVVINPGTSLYAIEEALHYADFVLLMSVNPGFGGQKFIERSIDRLKKLRQMVNSINPNILIEIDGGIKEENIKQVALAGADVFVIGSGIFSYENIEEQTRRIKEKLISLEAV, encoded by the coding sequence ATGAAACTCCTTGCACCTTCTGTGCTTTCTGCAGACTTTTGGAAATTGGGTGAGCAAATAGAGGCGGTAGTAAGAGGTGGTGCGGACCTTATACACCTTGATGTGATGGATGGGCATTTTGTTCCCAACATAACCTTTGGTCCTGTCCTCGTAGAAAGCATAAGAAGACACTGTAAACTACCCTTAGATGTACATCTCATGATAGAAAATGCGGATAGATACATACCTGAGTTTGTAAGGGCAGGAGCCAATTGGGTAAGTGTGCACATAGAGAACAACCCACACATCCACAGGACATTACAACTGATAAAAGACCTGGGTGCCAAAGCAGGTGTGGTAATAAACCCGGGAACTTCTCTGTATGCTATAGAGGAGGCCCTTCATTATGCAGATTTTGTCTTGCTTATGTCTGTGAATCCAGGTTTTGGTGGACAGAAGTTTATAGAGAGATCCATAGACAGGCTTAAAAAACTCAGGCAGATGGTCAACAGCATAAATCCCAATATCCTTATAGAGATTGACGGCGGTATAAAGGAAGAGAACATAAAGCAGGTAGCACTTGCTGGAGCGGATGTGTTTGTAATAGGCTCGGGTATATTCTCCTATGAGAATATAGAAGAGCAGACAAGAAGGATAAAGGAAAAACTCATCTCCTTAGAGGCAGTGTAA
- a CDS encoding LPS-assembly protein LptD, producing MLRTGIILALCTSFAFSAEIFSDYLERLPDKTLIAKGRVQAYYEKYYLEADYVRYNPETKEVYAEGNVYVKSFDGRIEAWGRIAFLNLREDTGYFLDTNGRFEKFYITAQRVDKDKEVYYVEKGDITTCPPSRKEMTLCFSHAKVTEKYVFSYNNSLRLFKLPIAYLPFSVFPVGDRRSGLLPPVIGSNTYNTFIYQQPIYWAISQDKDATLTLDIRDKQASGLSLEYRQAISKKKDVYADVSLYKEPTPPGRWWEGRDLSTFRENRYRIKFDLDLGNLKAGLDTASDPYFLQDVYLHTKDKTIPYLTSYISYTKDTDSILFNFNAERFYDTTSPNNKQTLQRLPEIGLYYKDRQLFGKLYFNATFNYTNFYREVGPRAHRVLLFPQIALPLNVFGRVIYSTLTFEEGFYFSSNLSNTDKSFSTVHLSERLPFFFDKKWKDLDLKNVLELSYSYRPKGYNNPRFDNLDSIDKENTLRLTFRNYTFYKGRQVLSWYLEGGYSFLESFSFGGQQINKKFVPVRSIISLFPFPFVNLNSDVLYDPNHTQILNNTTYLNIYLKPSNITLGYVQSKDISGNRLNDQLLISANSSYKNITMTFGLIHDNRSNKDLLRQIRLDYAGACWSFGLLLKDNYDGNRKKYIKEVFLTFNVFDLQKLTLPLRR from the coding sequence GTGTTAAGGACGGGGATTATTCTCGCATTATGCACATCCTTTGCCTTTTCTGCAGAGATATTTTCTGACTACCTTGAAAGGTTGCCTGACAAAACGCTCATAGCGAAAGGTCGTGTACAGGCTTATTACGAAAAATACTACTTAGAGGCAGATTATGTTAGGTATAATCCGGAAACTAAGGAGGTTTATGCTGAAGGAAATGTTTACGTTAAGTCCTTTGATGGTAGGATTGAGGCGTGGGGCAGGATTGCTTTTTTGAACCTTAGAGAGGACACGGGATATTTTTTGGATACTAACGGACGGTTTGAAAAGTTTTACATTACTGCACAGCGAGTAGATAAAGATAAAGAAGTTTATTATGTTGAGAAAGGAGACATAACCACATGCCCACCAAGCAGAAAGGAGATGACACTATGTTTCTCCCATGCCAAAGTGACTGAAAAGTATGTGTTTTCTTACAATAACTCACTGAGGCTTTTTAAGCTCCCTATTGCTTACTTACCTTTTTCTGTATTTCCTGTAGGTGATAGGCGCTCGGGACTCTTACCTCCTGTTATAGGCTCCAATACATACAACACTTTTATATACCAGCAACCCATATACTGGGCTATATCACAAGACAAAGACGCCACTCTTACCCTTGACATCAGAGATAAGCAAGCATCGGGGCTTTCTCTGGAATACAGGCAGGCTATATCAAAAAAGAAAGATGTGTACGCAGATGTAAGCCTATACAAAGAGCCTACTCCTCCCGGCAGGTGGTGGGAAGGAAGAGACCTTAGCACTTTTAGGGAAAACAGATACAGGATAAAGTTTGACTTAGATCTTGGTAATTTAAAAGCCGGGCTTGATACAGCATCTGACCCTTACTTTCTTCAGGATGTTTATTTACACACCAAAGACAAGACTATTCCTTACTTAACATCTTACATTTCTTACACTAAGGATACTGATAGCATTTTATTTAACTTCAATGCGGAGAGATTTTACGACACTACTTCGCCAAACAACAAGCAAACACTTCAAAGATTGCCAGAGATAGGTTTGTATTACAAAGACAGACAGCTTTTTGGAAAACTTTACTTTAATGCAACCTTCAATTACACTAACTTTTATAGAGAAGTAGGACCAAGAGCCCACAGAGTGTTGTTATTTCCTCAAATAGCTCTTCCACTGAATGTATTTGGCAGAGTTATATACTCTACTTTGACTTTTGAAGAAGGTTTTTATTTTTCATCTAACTTATCCAACACAGACAAAAGCTTTTCCACTGTTCACCTGAGCGAGCGCTTACCTTTTTTCTTTGATAAAAAGTGGAAAGACTTAGACCTTAAAAATGTTTTGGAACTTTCCTACAGCTACAGACCAAAGGGTTATAACAATCCAAGATTTGACAACCTTGACAGCATAGATAAAGAGAATACCCTCAGGCTTACCTTCAGAAACTACACCTTTTACAAAGGAAGACAGGTTTTGAGCTGGTACTTAGAAGGAGGATATAGCTTCTTGGAGAGCTTTTCTTTTGGTGGACAACAGATAAATAAAAAATTTGTTCCCGTAAGAAGCATAATTTCGTTATTCCCTTTCCCTTTTGTGAATTTAAACAGCGACGTTCTTTACGATCCAAATCATACTCAGATCTTAAATAACACTACTTATCTTAACATTTATTTAAAACCATCTAATATTACCTTAGGTTATGTGCAGTCAAAAGATATTTCGGGAAACAGACTCAATGACCAACTCCTTATTTCCGCAAATTCTTCTTACAAAAACATAACCATGACCTTTGGGCTAATACACGATAACAGGAGCAACAAGGATCTTTTGAGGCAGATAAGGTTAGATTACGCGGGTGCGTGTTGGAGTTTTGGCTTGCTTTTAAAAGATAACTACGATGGCAACAGGAAGAAGTACATAAAGGAGGTATTTTTGACCTTCAATGTGTTTGATCTGCAAAAACTTACACTGCCTCTAAGGAGATGA
- a CDS encoding ArsR/SmtB family transcription factor, giving the protein MVEVLSEDKLEAWAEFLKALAHPIRLRIISVLIEGRQCVKNLSELLNTSQPNVSQHLSVLRSKGIVGCKRDGSIVCYYIKDERVLEIYKILSKEV; this is encoded by the coding sequence ATGGTAGAGGTGCTTTCTGAAGATAAGTTAGAAGCTTGGGCAGAATTTTTGAAAGCTCTGGCGCATCCTATAAGGCTCAGGATCATCTCAGTACTTATTGAAGGCAGACAGTGTGTAAAAAACCTGAGTGAGCTTTTGAACACTTCACAACCTAATGTATCTCAACACCTTAGTGTCTTGAGAAGTAAAGGTATAGTAGGTTGTAAGAGAGATGGTTCCATAGTGTGCTACTATATCAAAGATGAAAGAGTGTTAGAGATCTACAAAATTCTCAGTAAGGAGGTTTAG
- the trxA gene encoding thioredoxin: MGVIVLNESNWHTEVINSDKPVVVDFWAPWCGPCRIIAPIIEELAMELGDKVKFGKLNTDENPNIAMQYGIRAIPTIMLFYKGEVADTRIGVQPKEALKQMILSHI; encoded by the coding sequence ATGGGTGTGATAGTACTTAATGAGAGCAACTGGCATACTGAAGTGATAAACTCTGACAAGCCAGTTGTAGTGGACTTTTGGGCACCTTGGTGTGGTCCTTGTAGGATCATAGCACCCATTATAGAAGAACTTGCTATGGAACTGGGCGACAAAGTTAAGTTTGGTAAGCTAAACACAGATGAAAACCCAAACATAGCCATGCAGTACGGTATAAGAGCTATACCTACCATAATGCTTTTCTATAAGGGTGAGGTGGCGGACACAAGAATAGGGGTCCAGCCTAAGGAAGCTCTCAAGCAGATGATACTTAGTCACATCTGA
- the trxB gene encoding thioredoxin-disulfide reductase, which translates to MVEISEDILYDCIIVGGGPAGLTAGLYCARAKLNTLLLEKGTIGGQIAITDLVENYPGFPEGISGKELSLRFKAQAERFGLKVVKAEAVKLEKEGKEIFIHLRNDQLIRAKTVIIASGSNPRRLGVPGESEFLNRGVSYCATCDGALFEGSPIAVIGGGDSATQEALFLTRFGSVVYLIHRRDTLRAQKHLQEKVFSNPKIRFIPDTVVEEIKGNHAVEKLILKNTKTGQMSELAVEGVFIFIGLEPNTGFLKGFVELDENGYVITDERMRTNVEGVFAAGDCRKGSTGQVAVAVGEGCIAAIEAEKYIEHNF; encoded by the coding sequence ATGGTGGAGATCTCCGAAGACATCCTTTACGACTGCATCATCGTAGGTGGTGGTCCTGCGGGTCTTACCGCAGGTCTTTACTGTGCGAGGGCAAAACTAAATACCCTTCTGCTTGAAAAGGGGACCATAGGCGGACAGATAGCCATAACAGACCTTGTAGAAAACTATCCGGGATTTCCAGAAGGTATAAGCGGTAAAGAGCTATCTTTGAGGTTCAAAGCTCAAGCAGAAAGATTTGGGCTAAAAGTGGTCAAAGCGGAAGCGGTAAAGTTAGAGAAGGAAGGTAAGGAGATATTTATTCATCTGAGAAATGATCAGTTAATTAGAGCAAAAACCGTTATTATAGCATCAGGCTCTAATCCAAGAAGGCTTGGGGTTCCGGGAGAAAGCGAATTTTTAAACAGAGGAGTGTCTTACTGTGCCACCTGTGATGGAGCTCTCTTTGAAGGCTCTCCTATAGCGGTTATTGGTGGTGGTGATTCTGCAACACAAGAAGCTCTTTTTCTCACAAGGTTTGGTAGCGTAGTTTATCTCATACACAGAAGGGATACATTAAGAGCGCAAAAACACCTGCAGGAAAAAGTCTTTTCCAATCCTAAGATAAGGTTTATTCCTGATACTGTGGTGGAGGAAATAAAAGGAAACCATGCTGTTGAAAAACTTATACTCAAGAACACAAAAACGGGTCAAATGTCTGAGTTAGCGGTGGAAGGTGTGTTCATATTCATAGGTTTGGAACCCAACACAGGCTTTTTGAAAGGTTTCGTTGAGCTTGACGAGAATGGGTATGTGATAACTGATGAGAGGATGAGAACTAATGTAGAGGGAGTGTTTGCGGCAGGAGATTGTAGAAAGGGCTCAACGGGTCAGGTAGCTGTTGCGGTAGGTGAGGGATGTATTGCAGCTATAGAAGCGGAAAAGTATATAGAGCATAACTTTTAA
- a CDS encoding NUDIX domain-containing protein — MEKPKTPFLAVDGIVRLWEGNFFKGIVLIERLYPPYGFALPGGFVEIGETVEQAILREVKEETSLDANIKRLFGVYSHPERDPRFHVVSLVFLLDAWGKPHASSDAKKVYVVKLEDIPFEKLVFDHKQILLDFIRS, encoded by the coding sequence ATGGAAAAACCTAAGACACCCTTTCTTGCAGTAGATGGCATAGTAAGGCTTTGGGAAGGAAATTTTTTCAAAGGTATAGTGCTCATAGAGAGGTTATATCCACCTTACGGATTTGCCCTGCCAGGTGGGTTTGTGGAGATAGGGGAAACTGTAGAACAAGCTATACTCAGGGAGGTAAAAGAAGAGACTAGTCTGGATGCAAACATAAAAAGATTATTTGGAGTTTATTCTCACCCCGAACGAGATCCCAGATTTCATGTAGTGTCGTTGGTCTTCCTTCTTGATGCGTGGGGCAAACCCCATGCGAGCAGTGATGCCAAGAAGGTTTATGTCGTAAAACTTGAGGATATACCCTTTGAAAAATTAGTTTTTGACCACAAGCAGATACTTTTGGACTTCATTAGGAGTTAG
- a CDS encoding peroxiredoxin, whose protein sequence is MKSFILSLLSFLGIASTGKPIKEGQPAYKFALYSDAGKIERLENYIGKWVVLYFYPKADTPGCTTQAKEYTKLMPAFEKANTKVFGISTDSLEAIRKFKEKYQLRVTFLSDPKGQVARAYGITVIAGFCSRDTIIVNPQGIVEKIYRGVDPASDPHQVLQYITSR, encoded by the coding sequence ATGAAAAGCTTTATACTATCCCTTCTTAGCTTTTTAGGCATAGCATCTACAGGGAAACCTATAAAAGAAGGTCAGCCTGCTTACAAATTTGCTCTTTACTCGGATGCAGGAAAGATAGAAAGATTAGAAAATTATATTGGTAAATGGGTGGTGCTCTACTTTTACCCTAAGGCAGACACTCCCGGATGCACTACGCAGGCAAAGGAATACACAAAACTTATGCCAGCTTTTGAGAAAGCTAACACCAAAGTTTTTGGTATAAGTACAGATAGTTTAGAAGCCATAAGGAAGTTTAAAGAAAAGTACCAACTGAGAGTCACCTTTCTTTCAGATCCTAAGGGACAAGTGGCAAGGGCATACGGTATTACGGTTATAGCAGGTTTCTGTTCCAGAGACACAATAATAGTAAACCCGCAAGGTATTGTAGAGAAAATCTACAGGGGAGTAGACCCTGCCTCTGACCCTCATCAGGTGCTTCAATATATAACATCCAGATAA
- a CDS encoding 3'-5' exonuclease: protein MKEILLESTFVSIDIETTGFDEESADIIEIACVRVEGGVITERFSSLVNPGYLLPERIVKLTGITNAMIVGKPSIYEVLPRFLKFVGNSIIVGHNIEKDIAFIDKAYRTLYGKRFKHPHICTLNLARNILPHIKKYSLKDLADYFNIKYRRLHRALDDAETTAYLFIELLNLLWNQLKVGDYLEIKKISKA from the coding sequence ATGAAAGAGATTCTACTCGAGAGTACCTTCGTGAGCATTGACATAGAAACCACGGGCTTTGATGAGGAAAGTGCGGATATAATAGAGATAGCCTGTGTGAGGGTAGAGGGTGGTGTGATTACAGAAAGGTTCAGTTCTTTAGTAAATCCCGGCTATCTGCTACCAGAAAGGATAGTTAAACTCACGGGTATCACAAACGCTATGATAGTGGGAAAGCCAAGTATTTACGAGGTACTGCCGAGATTTCTCAAGTTTGTAGGAAATAGTATCATAGTAGGCCACAACATAGAAAAAGACATAGCTTTTATAGATAAAGCTTACAGAACCCTTTACGGAAAAAGATTCAAACATCCCCACATATGTACTTTGAACCTTGCGAGGAATATACTTCCCCATATAAAAAAATACTCTCTCAAAGACCTTGCTGATTACTTCAACATAAAGTACAGAAGACTACACAGAGCCCTTGATGATGCGGAAACGACTGCGTATCTTTTTATAGAGCTTTTAAACCTCCTTTGGAATCAGTTGAAAGTAGGCGACTACTTAGAAATAAAGAAAATATCTAAAGCCTGA
- a CDS encoding DnaJ C-terminal domain-containing protein has translation MRIKDYYQILGVSRDATIDEIKRAYRRLARQYHPDVSSEEDAEEKFKEINEAYHVLSDQERRKQYDSILTTGDEKKYKDFMEYIQEFLESIWQGMRRAPKPKKGADIRLKLELSLEEAAFGCEKEIEYERWMDCPSCEGKGYMGQMEKVVCHACEGTGRRISGIFNFPRPCSVCKGRGFIVKNPCPSCGGRGRVAKHSVIKVKVPQGTDDGEILKVPGKGHMGERGGEAGDLYLRVSLKPHPVFKKIGKDLHTEVFISFPLAVLGGITKIKALDGTYHEVFVQPGTECGSTKRFKGLGFPGGDLVITFRIEVPKNVNANMRSILEKLAKEMREEGIDYTGGMINKILGILRL, from the coding sequence ATGCGCATAAAGGATTACTATCAGATATTGGGAGTAAGTAGAGACGCTACAATTGATGAAATAAAGAGAGCTTACAGAAGGCTTGCCAGACAGTACCATCCAGATGTTAGTTCTGAAGAAGATGCTGAGGAAAAGTTCAAAGAGATAAACGAAGCCTATCATGTGCTTTCTGACCAAGAAAGGAGAAAGCAGTACGATAGCATCCTAACAACAGGTGATGAGAAAAAGTACAAGGACTTTATGGAGTATATACAGGAATTTTTAGAGAGCATATGGCAGGGTATGAGAAGAGCACCAAAACCCAAAAAAGGTGCAGATATAAGGCTAAAACTTGAGCTCTCCCTTGAAGAGGCAGCCTTTGGGTGTGAAAAAGAGATAGAGTACGAAAGGTGGATGGACTGTCCTTCCTGCGAAGGCAAAGGCTACATGGGGCAAATGGAAAAAGTAGTGTGTCATGCCTGTGAAGGTACCGGTAGGAGAATAAGCGGTATATTCAACTTCCCTAGACCTTGTTCTGTATGTAAAGGCAGAGGATTCATAGTAAAAAATCCGTGTCCTTCCTGCGGAGGAAGGGGAAGAGTAGCCAAGCATAGTGTTATTAAGGTAAAGGTTCCTCAGGGTACAGATGACGGCGAGATACTAAAAGTTCCGGGCAAAGGACACATGGGGGAGAGAGGAGGGGAAGCAGGAGACTTATATCTTAGGGTAAGCCTAAAACCTCACCCCGTTTTTAAAAAGATAGGTAAGGACCTTCACACAGAGGTTTTTATTTCTTTCCCTTTAGCTGTTTTGGGAGGGATCACTAAGATAAAAGCTCTTGACGGTACTTACCACGAGGTGTTTGTGCAACCCGGCACCGAGTGTGGTTCCACAAAGAGATTTAAAGGTTTGGGTTTTCCCGGAGGAGACCTTGTGATCACCTTCAGAATAGAGGTTCCAAAAAATGTAAACGCAAACATGAGGTCCATTCTTGAAAAGCTTGCTAAAGAGATGAGAGAAGAAGGAATAGACTACACAGGTGGAATGATAAATAAGATATTAGGTATACTCAGGCTTTAG
- the mog gene encoding molybdopterin adenylyltransferase, whose product MQEKAKIGVLTISDRASRGEYEDISGKYIIDYLNEVLTSPFEVIYRIVPDERDIIEGALIHMSDVENCCLILTTGGTGPAPRDVTPEATQAVCEKILPGFGELMRSVSLAQVPTAILSRQLAGIRGKTLIINLPGKPQSIKVCLDAVFPAVPYCIDLIGGPYITTDEKKIKAFRPPK is encoded by the coding sequence ATGCAGGAGAAAGCTAAGATAGGAGTGCTTACCATATCAGACAGAGCAAGTAGAGGCGAGTATGAAGATATAAGCGGTAAGTACATCATAGATTACCTTAACGAAGTTTTAACCTCACCCTTTGAGGTGATCTACAGGATCGTTCCTGATGAAAGGGATATTATAGAAGGTGCTCTTATACACATGTCTGATGTGGAGAACTGTTGTCTTATACTCACTACTGGAGGTACTGGTCCAGCACCTAGGGATGTCACCCCTGAGGCAACGCAGGCAGTTTGTGAAAAGATCTTACCCGGCTTTGGAGAGCTTATGAGAAGCGTGTCTTTGGCACAAGTGCCTACAGCTATACTCTCAAGACAATTAGCAGGGATAAGAGGTAAAACTCTAATAATAAACCTACCGGGAAAGCCACAGTCCATTAAGGTTTGTTTAGATGCGGTTTTTCCCGCAGTGCCTTACTGTATAGACCTCATAGGTGGACCTTACATAACTACAGACGAAAAAAAGATCAAAGCCTTCAGACCTCCAAAGTGA
- a CDS encoding c-type heme family protein — MKLPLPKSIRWKVGLPILVIGIASGLAVGFYSYQNSVDQAKDTTKEKIKTAMTFTKASREYVRSILRPKIDEILASGCSKEDFILEAQSSSFFTASIFKKVSEEMPNFALRQVAFNPLNPKDEPNELEAKIIVFMRNTGNKEYSDITNYKGERYFVYASAVVPDASCLRCHGQVQNMPKVIQTLYKPQHDLNWEVGKVQGAVMVFVPFESTILKAQLTGLYRGLFIFGLFLALTLFILFSLDRLVFKPVEKLERKAEEIAKGNVDEPVDIKSDDEIGKLAEAFERMRVSIKKVMDLLK, encoded by the coding sequence ATGAAACTGCCTTTGCCAAAAAGTATAAGGTGGAAAGTAGGTCTTCCCATCTTAGTTATAGGCATAGCCTCAGGTTTAGCGGTGGGTTTTTACTCTTACCAAAACTCCGTGGATCAAGCCAAAGATACCACAAAGGAGAAAATAAAAACTGCCATGACCTTTACCAAAGCATCAAGAGAGTATGTAAGAAGCATACTAAGACCTAAAATTGACGAAATTTTGGCAAGCGGTTGTTCCAAAGAGGACTTTATACTTGAAGCCCAATCTTCGAGCTTTTTCACTGCATCTATCTTCAAAAAAGTGAGCGAAGAGATGCCTAACTTTGCACTAAGACAGGTAGCTTTTAATCCTCTAAACCCTAAGGACGAACCCAATGAGCTTGAAGCCAAAATTATAGTCTTTATGAGAAACACTGGGAATAAAGAGTACTCTGATATAACAAACTACAAAGGGGAGAGGTACTTTGTTTATGCATCCGCAGTGGTGCCAGATGCAAGCTGTTTGAGGTGCCACGGTCAGGTGCAGAACATGCCAAAAGTAATTCAGACTTTATACAAACCTCAGCACGATCTTAACTGGGAAGTGGGAAAGGTTCAGGGCGCTGTCATGGTATTTGTGCCTTTTGAATCAACCATATTAAAAGCTCAGTTAACGGGTCTGTACAGAGGGCTATTCATTTTTGGTCTCTTTTTAGCTCTGACTCTCTTTATACTCTTTTCCCTTGACAGACTAGTCTTTAAGCCTGTGGAAAAGTTAGAAAGAAAGGCGGAAGAAATAGCTAAGGGTAATGTAGATGAGCCTGTTGACATCAAGTCAGATGACGAGATAGGAAAGCTTGCGGAAGCTTTTGAGAGAATGAGGGTAAGTATAAAGAAGGTGATGGATCTTCTCAAGTGA